A stretch of Cucumis sativus cultivar 9930 chromosome 2, Cucumber_9930_V3, whole genome shotgun sequence DNA encodes these proteins:
- the LOC105435530 gene encoding E3 ubiquitin-protein ligase UPL6-like has product MNDYFISQAVIENTRANDIHKRVPFLVPFTSRVKIFTTQLAAARQRNGSLAVFARNRFRIRRNHILEDAFSQMSALSEVDLQGSIRVSFVNEFGVEEAGIDGGGIFKDVMENITRAAFDVQYGLFKQIADHLLYPNPGSGMIHEQHLQFFHFLEVLLAKVMFEGTLVDILFATFFLSKLKQK; this is encoded by the exons ATGaatgattatttcatttcacag gcAGTGATAGAAAATACCAGAGCAAATGATATACACAAGCGAGTTCCCTTTTTAGTACCGTTTACTAGCAGGGTTAAGATTTTCACT ACACAACTAGCAGCAGCTAGGCAAAGGAATGGATCTCTTGCTGTTTTTGCCAGAAACCGGTTTAGAATTCGACGAAATCATATATTGGAAGATGCTTTCAGTCAGATGAGTGCATTGTCTGAAGTTGATCTTCAAGGATCG ATACGTGtgtcttttgttaatgaatttggAGTTGAGGAGGCAGGAATTGATGGTGgtggtatttttaaagatgtcaTGGAGAACATTACACGGGCAGCCTTTGACGTGCAGTATGGTTTATTTAAG CAAATTGCTGACCATTTGCTCTACCCCAATCCTGGTTCGGGAATGATACATGAGCAACATCTccagtttttccatttcctcgaAGTTCTTTTGGCAAAG GTCATGTTTGAAGGAActcttgttgatatactttttgcaacattcttcttgagcaagttaaaacagaagtaa